The following proteins come from a genomic window of Paramicrobacterium humi:
- a CDS encoding deoxyguanosinetriphosphate triphosphohydrolase family protein — MQKTHMTGGRDRTIPETRTNGDDEFRVDIERIRFSPYFSRLSAVTQVIPQAGSGTVIHNRLTHSLKVSAVARSIAIGLLTGDEKTRAVVDELGGCDPVVVQAAAAAHDLGHPPFGHLGEQVLDRVARDELGLPDGFEGNAQTFRILTALDSSDATPRGLNLTAAVRAAVLKYPWTRNEWRSVRGRSAERMPRGVGTRLATGAQKYSAYDVEALEMHAVLGVFPSIEVHQQTVECSIMDIADDIAYSVHDLDDFYRAGVLDHTTVSAEFSSWLTQQRELEALDDSELTLRTPGHSLEAAWRRMRQKDSWIADVDTFRASVEGVNRDFVEGLLTIPYDGGLEADRAVTAFTRRWIDHLKGSIVVERHPNIRSGHVRLTSQAWHDVNVLKFVHSRFVLERSDLAVFQRGQARVLENLASGFHAWLDDEDDAARAPRRLLDSVEAATAEYRQLLVEAPEFFDADQAGSLEIERLGRARAIVDYIASFTDAQATSVAALLNGTSEGLWEAGRSL, encoded by the coding sequence ATGCAGAAGACCCACATGACCGGCGGCCGCGATCGCACCATCCCCGAGACGCGCACGAACGGCGACGACGAATTCCGAGTCGACATCGAGCGCATCCGCTTCTCCCCCTACTTCTCCCGGCTCTCGGCGGTGACGCAGGTGATCCCGCAGGCGGGCTCGGGAACCGTCATCCACAACCGGCTCACGCACTCGCTCAAGGTGTCGGCCGTCGCGCGCTCCATCGCCATCGGGCTGCTCACCGGCGACGAGAAGACGCGCGCCGTCGTCGACGAGCTCGGTGGCTGCGACCCGGTGGTTGTGCAGGCGGCTGCGGCGGCACACGACCTCGGTCACCCGCCGTTTGGACACCTCGGTGAGCAAGTGCTCGACCGCGTCGCGCGCGACGAACTCGGCCTGCCGGACGGATTTGAGGGCAACGCGCAGACCTTCCGCATCCTCACCGCGCTCGACAGCTCGGACGCGACGCCGCGCGGACTCAACCTCACCGCCGCCGTGAGGGCCGCCGTTCTCAAGTACCCGTGGACGCGCAACGAGTGGCGTTCCGTGCGCGGTCGTTCAGCCGAGCGAATGCCGCGAGGCGTGGGGACTCGGCTCGCGACGGGCGCGCAGAAGTATTCGGCCTACGATGTCGAGGCGCTCGAGATGCACGCCGTCCTTGGTGTCTTCCCCTCGATCGAGGTGCACCAGCAGACCGTCGAGTGCTCGATCATGGACATCGCCGATGACATCGCGTACTCCGTGCATGATCTCGACGACTTCTACCGCGCGGGCGTTCTCGACCACACGACGGTGTCGGCCGAATTCAGCAGCTGGCTCACCCAGCAACGTGAACTCGAGGCGCTTGACGACAGCGAGCTCACGCTGCGCACTCCCGGGCACTCGCTCGAGGCGGCGTGGCGGCGCATGCGCCAGAAGGACTCCTGGATCGCGGATGTGGACACCTTCCGCGCATCCGTCGAGGGCGTGAATCGTGACTTCGTCGAGGGCCTGCTCACGATCCCGTACGACGGCGGGCTCGAAGCCGATCGCGCCGTGACGGCGTTCACGCGTCGCTGGATCGACCATCTCAAGGGGTCCATCGTCGTCGAACGGCATCCCAACATCCGCAGCGGGCACGTACGGCTCACGAGCCAAGCGTGGCACGACGTCAACGTGCTCAAGTTCGTGCACTCCCGCTTCGTGCTCGAACGCTCCGACCTCGCGGTCTTCCAGCGCGGCCAGGCACGCGTGCTCGAGAACCTCGCGAGCGGATTCCACGCGTGGCTCGATGACGAAGACGACGCCGCGCGCGCTCCACGGCGCCTGCTCGACTCGGTGGAGGCGGCGACCGCCGAGTACCGGCAGCTCCTCGTCGAGGCGCCGGAGTTCTTCGACGCCGACCAGGCGGGCAGCCTCGAGATCGAGCGACTCGGGCGGGCGCGCGCGATCGTTGACTACATCGCCTCGTTCACCGATGCGCAGGCCACGTCGGTCGCCGCGCTGCTCAACGGCACGTCGGAGGGCCTCTGGGAGGCTGGCCGCAGCCTCTAG
- a CDS encoding type II toxin-antitoxin system prevent-host-death family antitoxin encodes MGTTITSREFNRDVSAAKRAAEKGPVTITDHGRASHVLLTAEEYDRIANQGERLGERLQMENAENVDLLLPERTGSSLRVPEL; translated from the coding sequence ATGGGCACGACTATCACCAGCCGCGAGTTCAATCGGGATGTGTCGGCGGCTAAGCGTGCGGCAGAGAAAGGTCCGGTGACGATAACGGACCACGGGCGCGCGTCGCATGTTCTCCTCACTGCCGAGGAGTACGACCGAATAGCCAATCAGGGCGAGCGGCTCGGGGAGCGTCTTCAGATGGAGAACGCGGAGAACGTCGATCTGCTCTTGCCGGAGCGAACCGGGTCTTCGCTTCGAGTTCCCGAGCTATGA
- a CDS encoding IS30 family transposase, with translation MWIEDRVEIQKLHEQKYSGAEIARRLGVDRSTISRELHRGSWQPEQDHANLRPYLRNKLDTRDPHERLYLAGQAQLQADTRAARSHQPYRMMWDRLVDWVISHLRKGWTPEEISGRLPIEFPHEPRMRTSVETLYAWIYHPNQQHRRLPEYLRRGQKKRRKRRGRRVHQQRIRWRVSIHDRPAVIEDRAEFGHWEADSVLGRGTGGLHTSVERTSRYLVARKIPEITAQATLEAQLGMFTAMPAHAARSVTADNGSEFASHYRLADTLGIPTYFADPYCAYQRGTNEHFNGRIRGYLPKRTSFADLDQAELDEYVNEINNRPRKILGWATPAEVFHELSSTQATPHCTST, from the coding sequence TTGTGGATTGAAGACCGGGTAGAGATTCAGAAGCTCCACGAGCAGAAGTACAGCGGCGCTGAAATCGCCCGACGACTCGGAGTGGACCGCTCCACGATCAGTAGGGAGTTGCATCGCGGGTCCTGGCAGCCGGAGCAGGACCACGCGAACCTGCGCCCGTATCTGCGGAACAAGCTCGACACGAGAGACCCGCATGAACGCCTGTATCTGGCCGGGCAGGCGCAGCTGCAAGCGGACACGCGTGCGGCGCGGTCGCATCAGCCGTATCGGATGATGTGGGATCGGCTGGTCGACTGGGTCATCAGCCACCTCCGGAAGGGGTGGACCCCGGAAGAGATCAGCGGCCGGCTCCCGATCGAGTTCCCCCACGAGCCACGTATGCGCACCAGTGTCGAGACGTTATACGCGTGGATCTACCACCCGAACCAGCAGCACCGGCGGTTGCCGGAGTATCTGCGCCGGGGACAGAAGAAGCGCCGCAAACGACGCGGCAGGCGGGTGCATCAGCAGCGAATCCGGTGGCGGGTCTCGATCCATGATCGTCCCGCCGTGATCGAGGACCGGGCCGAGTTCGGACATTGGGAAGCCGACAGCGTCCTCGGACGCGGCACCGGAGGCCTGCACACCAGCGTCGAACGAACCTCGCGGTATCTGGTCGCGAGGAAGATCCCGGAGATCACCGCTCAGGCCACGCTGGAGGCGCAACTGGGCATGTTCACGGCGATGCCTGCGCACGCGGCCCGTTCGGTGACGGCCGATAACGGCAGCGAGTTCGCGTCCCACTACCGGCTCGCCGACACGCTCGGGATCCCGACCTATTTCGCGGACCCGTACTGCGCATACCAGCGCGGCACGAACGAGCACTTCAACGGCCGGATCCGCGGCTATCTGCCCAAACGCACCAGCTTCGCCGATCTCGACCAAGCCGAACTCGACGAATACGTCAACGAGATCAACAACCGGCCCCGCAAGATCCTCGGCTGGGCGACACCAGCCGAGGTTTTCCACGAACTATCATCGACCCAGGCCACACCCCATTGCACTTCCACTTAG
- a CDS encoding TetR/AcrR family transcriptional regulator yields the protein MAQRGSYAKGVAKREEILATALEVIARHGYRRTSVRELAEAVGLSQAGLLHYFSSKEELFAEVLRKRDELSAAATKDATPLAILIDAVRHNAEVAGLVRLHTQFSAEATDELHPAHAFFAQRYAELRERSAEAIRQMQDAGELRRDVDAVTLATMTIALTDGLQTQWLLDPSIDMAAHIEALLALASAGGPAGSER from the coding sequence ATGGCACAGCGGGGTTCGTATGCGAAGGGCGTGGCCAAGCGCGAGGAGATCCTCGCGACCGCGCTCGAGGTGATCGCGCGCCACGGGTATCGCCGCACCTCGGTGCGCGAGCTCGCGGAGGCCGTCGGACTGAGCCAGGCGGGGCTGCTGCACTACTTCAGCTCGAAGGAGGAGCTCTTCGCCGAGGTGCTGCGCAAGCGCGACGAACTCTCCGCTGCCGCGACGAAGGACGCGACGCCCCTCGCCATCCTCATCGACGCGGTGCGGCACAACGCCGAGGTCGCCGGCCTCGTGCGACTGCACACGCAGTTCTCGGCGGAGGCGACGGACGAACTGCATCCCGCGCACGCGTTCTTCGCGCAGCGCTATGCGGAGCTGCGCGAGCGCAGCGCCGAGGCCATCCGGCAGATGCAGGATGCCGGCGAGCTGCGGCGCGACGTCGATGCGGTCACACTCGCGACGATGACGATCGCGCTCACGGACGGTCTGCAGACGCAGTGGCTGCTCGACCCGTCGATCGATATGGCGGCGCACATCGAAGCCCTGCTCGCCCTCGCGAGCGCCGGCGGACCTGCCGGCTCCGAGCGCTGA
- a CDS encoding PIN domain-containing protein has product MRYLLDTNVISDARRRGTSPALDVWLAGQPVAELAISAITLLELDIGIRRRERRDPVGGAALRRWLDEQVVPTFTGRVLPVDERVVFEAARLHTPDPMSDIDALIAATALAHALTLVTRDTRDMERTGVSLLNPWLL; this is encoded by the coding sequence ATGAGATATCTGCTCGACACGAATGTGATCAGCGACGCGCGCCGTCGCGGCACGTCCCCAGCCCTCGACGTTTGGCTGGCTGGCCAGCCCGTCGCGGAGCTTGCAATCAGTGCGATTACGCTGCTGGAACTCGATATCGGCATCCGGCGCCGCGAGCGCCGAGACCCCGTCGGCGGTGCCGCCCTGCGGCGCTGGTTGGACGAGCAGGTGGTCCCGACGTTCACGGGGCGTGTGCTGCCTGTTGACGAACGAGTGGTATTCGAGGCGGCGCGACTTCACACACCCGACCCGATGTCTGACATTGACGCCTTGATCGCGGCGACGGCTCTCGCGCACGCGCTGACACTTGTCACTCGAGACACCCGGGACATGGAGCGCACGGGAGTGAGTCTTCTCAATCCCTGGCTGTTGTGA